One Butyricicoccus intestinisimiae genomic window, CACAGATTGAAAGCTGTGAATAAATGAAAGATGGCAGACATGGCACAAGTCATGGCTGCCATCTTTTTTGCTGTGGATTGGGCACTGTCGGCTGCTTGACAGAACGGCAGCTGTGTGTTATTATCGACATATGACGAAAACGAGGTGATGGGATGGCGCGACCCAAGCGGAAACGAATGGTATGTTGGGAGCCGGACTATATTCATTTTCAGCCGGACGGTATCTCTCCATCGGAGCAAATCATACTGTCCGTCGATGAATACGAAGTGATTCGTCTGGTGGATTTTGAGAAGAAAACACATGAGGAAACGGCACGGCAGATGCAAATTTCCCGCACCACGGTGACAGAAATTTATGAATCGGCGCGGTTTAAGCTGGCAGATTGCATCGTCAACGGCAAGCAATTGCGCATTGCGGGCGGGCCGTATCAGCTGTGTCAGAAAAATGGCTGCTGCCGGAGAGGCTCGTGCAGAGCACGGCAGCAAACACAGGCAGTACTGCCTCAGAAAGGGAGACAAACAATGAGAATTGCAGTAACGTATGAAAACGGACAAATTTTTCAGCACTTTGGACACACGGAAGCATTTAAGATTTACGATGTAGAGAACGGCGCGGTGCAGAACGCGGCTGTTGTTCCGACCAACGGCAGCGGTCACGGTGCACTGGCAGGTTTTCTGTCGGAAAACGGTGTTGACACGCTGATTTGCGGCGGCATCGGCGGCGGTGCACAGATGGCGCTGGCAACGGCAGGAATCCAGCTGTATGGCGGTGTGGCAGGCGATGCAGATGAAGCCGTACAGGCGCTTCTGGCGGGCACACTGGGTTACAATCCGAACGTGCGCTGTTCGCATCACGATCACGAGCACGGCGAAGGCCATACATGCGGACAGCATGGCTGCGGCAATCACGGCTGTCACTAAATACGAAAACAATCCCCTGCATGCTGTGCAGGGGATTGCTTATTTAACGGAGTACGCACTTTCCGCAAGGCTCTAACCCGCGGGACTGTGCCTCTGCCAAACTGCAGGGATAATAGGTGCCTTTGCCGCAAGGATTGGCGTAGTGATAT contains:
- a CDS encoding DUF134 domain-containing protein — encoded protein: MARPKRKRMVCWEPDYIHFQPDGISPSEQIILSVDEYEVIRLVDFEKKTHEETARQMQISRTTVTEIYESARFKLADCIVNGKQLRIAGGPYQLCQKNGCCRRGSCRARQQTQAVLPQKGRQTMRIAVTYENGQIFQHFGHTEAFKIYDVENGAVQNAAVVPTNGSGHGALAGFLSENGVDTLICGGIGGGAQMALATAGIQLYGGVAGDADEAVQALLAGTLGYNPNVRCSHHDHEHGEGHTCGQHGCGNHGCH